The following proteins come from a genomic window of Macadamia integrifolia cultivar HAES 741 chromosome 14, SCU_Mint_v3, whole genome shotgun sequence:
- the LOC122061413 gene encoding protein LIM3-like: protein MTLQQGLLSLEILKFIDRIKLIEENSVDMKVGAGKIVALFMFMVAMGSMVEHGMGQGCGSTFFSSLVQLMPCRPAVTPFSPLPPSDACCNAVKMLGQSCLCVIVNGPPISGVDRNMAMQLPAKCAANFEACDLRV from the exons ATGACACTTCAACAAGGATTATTATCCCTAGAGATATTAAAATTTATAGACAGGATTAAACTAATAGAAGAGAACAGTGTAGACATGAAGGTTGGTGCAGGGAAGATAGTAGCATTGTTCATGTTCATGGTGGCCATGGGAAGCATGGTGGAGCATGGAATGGGCCAGGGATGTGGTAGCACTTTCTTCTCATCTCTGGTTCAGCTGATGCCTTGTAGGCCTGCTGTTACCCCATTCAGTCCCCTCCCACCTAGTGATGCCTGCTGCAATGCTGTCAAGATGCTTGGACAGTCATGCCTGTGTGTGATTGTAAATGGCCCACCAATTTCTGGTGTCGACCGCAACATGGCCATGCAGCTCCCAGCGAAATGTGCTGCCAACTTTGAAGCAT GCGATCTTCGGGTATAG
- the LOC122060868 gene encoding cytochrome P450 93A3-like gives MALITNIDPQHLCFLSSILLISTLLYFYRSFLRKPSNQYKLPPCPPSLPIIGHLHLIGPILHQSLQSLSNKHGPLISLHLGASHCLVASSASIANEIFKTHDLIFAFRPKFTYEDQVSLYHGCSFLMAPYGPYWRFMKKLCMTTLLGEQQLHRFAWIKQEEIRRLLRRLHKSSQDGKPMDMDVEMRVLTNNIICRMAMSTRKREGAINEAEECRELVHEISSVGAKMSLGEVLGPLGKLDWFGYQRKMREAIRSFDELMERILQEHQSRPHNTNEDSDREHKDLMDILLDISQDEKAKVKLTHTGIKAFLLEMFSGGTDTSAKSMQWALALLINHPDVFKKVREEIKLMVGRSRLVEESDIQKLPYLQAVIKETLRLYPTFPVLGRECTQDCKIGGYDVLKNTRVLVNLYTIMRDPNSWEEPNEFRPERFLVNSKESIQNQIMNIDFIPFGGGRRSCPGQSHALTIMHITIASMIQCFDWKIHGENGATTTVNMEHGSDLTLGMAHPLVCLPIPILHSFVDSM, from the exons ATGGCCCTCATCACCAATATTGATCCCCAACACTTGTGCTTCTTGTCCTCCATCCTCCTCATCTCAACCCTCCTGTACTTCTACCGATCCTTTCTGAGAAAACCCAGCAACCAATACAAGCTACCACCATgccctccatctcttcccatcATAGGACATCTCCATCTCATAGGTCCCATATTGCATCagtccttgcagtctctctCCAACAAACATGGCCCTCTCATCTCTCTACATCTAGGGGCCTCTCACTGTCTAGTTGCATCTTCAGCCTCTATAGCTAATGAAATCTTCAAGACCCATGACCTTATCTTTGCCTTTCGCCCCAAATTCACCTATGAAGATCAGGTCAGTTTATACCATGGCTGCAGTTTCCTCATGGCACCATATGGTCCATATTGGAGGTTCATGAAGAAGCTATGCATGACAACCCTCCTTGGAGAACAACAACTTCATAGGTTTGCTTGGATAAAACAAGAGGAGATTCGAAGATTGTTAAGGAGACTACATAAGAGCTCTCAAGATGGAAAGCCTATGGATATGGATGTGGAGATGAGGGTGTTGACAAACAATATCATTTGTAGAATGGCAATGAGCACAAGAAAGCGTGAAGGGGCCATTAATGAAGCTGAGGAGTGTAGAGAATTGGTTCATGAGATTAGTTCTGTGGGAGCAAAGATGAGTTTGGGGGAGGTTTTGGGTCCTCTAGGGAAATTGGATTGGTTTGGATATCAGAGGAAGATGAGAGAAGCAATTAGGAGTTTTGATGAATTGATGGAGAGGATCTTGCAAGAACATCAGAGTAGACCACACAACACCAATGAGGATAGTGATAGGGAACATAAGGATTTGATGGATATTCTGTTGGACATCTCTCAAGATGAAAAGGCCAAGGTGAAGTTGACTCACACTGGGATCAAAGCTTTCCTCCTT GAGATGTTCAGCGGAGGCACTGATACCTCAGCCAAATCCATGCAGTGGGCACTAGCATTACTCATTAACCATCCTGATGTATTCAAGAAAGTGAGAGAGGAGATAAAGTTGATGGTTGGCAGAAGCAGACTAGTTGAAGAATCTGACATTCAAAAACTCCCTTACTTGCAAGCAGTCATAAAGGAAACTCTAAGACTCTACCCTACATTCCCTGTTTTGGGCAGAGAATGCACCCAAGATTGCAAAATTGGAGGCTATGATGTGTTGAAGAACACTAGGGTACTGGTTAACCTGTACACCATCATGAGGGACCCTAACTCATGGGAGGAACCAAATGAGTTCAGACCAGAGAGGTTCTTGGTTAACTCCAAAGAGAGCATCCAAAACCAGATCATGAATATTGATTTTATACCCTTTGGTGGTGGAAGGAGAAGCTGTCCTGGTCAATCCCATGCCTTGACAATCATGCACATCACAATTGCATCTATGATCCAATGCTTCGATTGGAAGATCCATGGAGAGAATGGTGCAACTACTACTGTCAACATGGAACATGGCTCAGACCTAACTCTAGGTATGGCACACCCATTGGTTTGCCTTCCCATACCCATACTTCACTCATTTGTTGATTCAATGTAA